A region of Moorena producens PAL-8-15-08-1 DNA encodes the following proteins:
- a CDS encoding type II CAAX endopeptidase family protein, with product MTIKNTNSKNHSINLILWGLAFQFIPLLTFGLIAEIFKSFLYSLSPSLKLIIILLILGLFFYGYVSIVKGCRLYIYDKGYPSNWGWLGLLSFWGLSVLLLFPTKKTKFDSEKSLAKDSINAPFNKFNIPEFFLFWFLGFPIYILTIVRLFYLVNNRDFSEIIKNANFNTVISVIIWLIIGLFLFFNLRRVGFDLIKFGIFNLVIVKQTSNLKLMILIVFFEYTFAENFNSLNLYYISFIFPDYVEKLINDSYFTNIIGILFWSFLVIVCAPLLEELIYRGIILQKWAMKWGIKAGIVTSSLLFAIYHCRFDIVWLFILGTICCVLYFKTGQLIVPIIFHGLHNTIWTIFRIGHYYSRLNGELISINDYQASMEPLLGQKAVIAAISFAVIMVFLYRNFPKQDDILPYYRNPK from the coding sequence ATGACAATCAAGAATACCAATTCCAAAAATCACTCTATCAACCTAATTCTTTGGGGATTAGCTTTCCAGTTTATTCCGTTATTAACTTTTGGATTAATTGCAGAAATTTTTAAAAGTTTTTTATACTCATTATCTCCATCTTTAAAGCTAATCATTATTTTACTTATCTTAGGATTATTTTTCTATGGATATGTGTCTATTGTAAAAGGCTGCCGTCTATATATTTACGACAAAGGATATCCAAGTAATTGGGGATGGTTAGGATTATTAAGTTTTTGGGGGTTATCAGTATTATTACTTTTTCCAACAAAGAAAACTAAATTTGATTCAGAAAAGTCCTTGGCTAAGGACTCAATAAATGCCCCCTTTAATAAGTTTAATATTCCTGAGTTTTTCTTATTTTGGTTTCTAGGTTTTCCAATTTACATCTTGACAATAGTCAGATTGTTTTATTTGGTGAATAACAGGGATTTTAGTGAGATTATCAAAAATGCAAATTTTAATACAGTAATTAGTGTAATTATATGGTTAATTATCGGATTATTTTTATTTTTTAATCTCCGAAGAGTTGGATTCGATTTAATAAAATTTGGCATTTTCAATTTGGTTATTGTAAAGCAAACTAGTAATTTAAAATTAATGATTTTAATAGTTTTTTTTGAATATACTTTTGCTGAGAACTTTAATTCGCTAAATTTATATTATATTTCATTTATTTTTCCAGATTATGTTGAAAAATTAATTAATGACTCATATTTCACAAATATCATAGGGATACTATTTTGGAGCTTTTTAGTTATTGTTTGTGCTCCGTTGTTGGAAGAGCTTATTTATCGTGGAATAATCTTGCAGAAGTGGGCCATGAAATGGGGTATCAAAGCTGGAATAGTTACCTCATCTTTATTATTCGCCATTTACCATTGTCGATTCGATATTGTATGGTTGTTCATTTTAGGAACTATATGTTGTGTTTTATACTTTAAGACTGGCCAATTAATAGTACCAATCATTTTTCATGGTCTTCACAATACTATTTGGACAATTTTTAGAATTGGACACTACTATAGTAGATTAAACGGTGAATTAATTTCGATAAACGATTATCAAGCTTCAATGGAACCATTATTAGGTCAAAAAGCAGTTATAGCAGCTATATCCTTTGCGGTTATCATGGTTTTTTTATATCGAAATTTTCCTAAACAAGATGACATCCTTCCCTACTATAGAAATCCTAAGTGA
- a CDS encoding DUF433 domain-containing protein — translation MSNQALTDYFNFLAPTDIRLKGTRIGIETILYDYLDCHKTPEEIAQAYTSLTLEQVYATILYYLQNQNAVSEYMKDWLFHGHTMREQQRLNPPPVSEKLRQLRAIRKARAEMLNDS, via the coding sequence ATGTCAAATCAAGCTTTAACAGACTATTTCAACTTTCTTGCTCCTACTGATATTCGCCTTAAAGGAACAAGAATTGGTATTGAAACCATATTATATGACTATCTAGACTGTCATAAAACCCCAGAAGAAATTGCTCAAGCTTATACATCATTAACCCTAGAACAAGTCTACGCTACTATCCTCTATTACCTGCAAAATCAAAACGCTGTGAGCGAATATATGAAAGACTGGCTCTTTCATGGTCACACTATGAGGGAGCAGCAACGACTCAATCCGCCTCCTGTTTCCGAGAAACTGCGCCAATTAAGAGCAATAAGAAAAGCTAGGGCAGAAATGTTGAATGATAGTTAA
- a CDS encoding DUF5615 family PIN-like protein codes for MSINYLIDENVNSLYPTQIRRREPSIVIKVVGESETPPKGTLDPEILDWCEENNFVLVTNNRTSMPVHLTDHLAQDHHIPGIFILNPNLTIGENLEELIIAALASEDNEYQDRIVYLPLP; via the coding sequence ATGAGTATTAACTATCTAATTGATGAAAATGTTAATTCTCTCTATCCTACACAAATTAGACGAAGAGAACCCAGTATTGTGATCAAAGTGGTGGGAGAATCGGAAACACCACCTAAAGGTACTCTAGATCCAGAAATTCTTGACTGGTGCGAGGAAAATAACTTTGTGCTGGTAACCAATAACCGGACTTCCATGCCAGTTCACTTAACTGACCACCTAGCACAAGATCACCACATACCAGGTATTTTTATTCTTAACCCTAATTTGACTATTGGAGAAAATCTTGAGGAGTTAATCATAGCAGCTCTTGCCTCTGAAGACAATGAGTACCAAGACCGCATTGTTTATTTGCCTCTGCCATAG
- a CDS encoding aldo/keto reductase, with protein METRALGTSEVKITPIIMGTWQAGKAMWVGIEDAETIKGLRAGFEAGITTVDTAEIYGQGHSEQIVGQALAEVRDQVVYATKVFPNHLKYDQVIEACEGSLKNLKTDYIDLYQIHWPSGTFGSEVVPIEETMRALNTLKEQGKIRAIGVSNFSRSQLAEASQYGRIDSLQPPYSLFWRQVEQDAMPFCVEHNISIIAYSSLAQGLLTGKFGPEHTFEEGDHRSKNKLFNGDNYQRAQQALAQLRPIAERHQCTLAQLSLAWLMSQPQSNAIAGFRNSDQAIQNAQAVEVKLSADELQDIDQIGRLVTDHIDDNPVMWDF; from the coding sequence ATGGAAACCAGAGCATTAGGGACTTCGGAGGTAAAAATCACCCCGATTATCATGGGCACTTGGCAGGCCGGTAAAGCTATGTGGGTAGGTATTGAAGATGCTGAGACCATAAAAGGGCTGCGAGCAGGATTTGAGGCGGGGATAACTACGGTTGATACTGCAGAAATTTACGGGCAGGGTCACTCGGAACAAATTGTTGGTCAGGCTCTAGCAGAAGTACGCGACCAAGTGGTTTATGCTACCAAAGTGTTTCCAAATCATCTTAAATATGACCAGGTGATCGAGGCTTGTGAGGGTTCCTTGAAAAACCTGAAGACAGATTATATCGACCTCTACCAGATTCACTGGCCTTCTGGCACCTTTGGAAGTGAGGTAGTGCCAATTGAGGAAACCATGAGGGCTCTCAATACGTTGAAAGAGCAAGGCAAAATTCGGGCAATTGGAGTCTCCAATTTTTCCCGCAGCCAGTTAGCAGAAGCTTCTCAATACGGACGAATTGATAGCCTGCAGCCTCCCTACTCTCTGTTTTGGCGTCAGGTGGAGCAAGATGCTATGCCTTTCTGTGTAGAGCACAATATCTCGATTATTGCCTATTCTTCCTTAGCTCAGGGATTATTAACTGGCAAGTTTGGTCCAGAGCACACCTTTGAGGAAGGGGATCATCGCAGCAAAAATAAGTTGTTCAACGGTGATAACTATCAACGAGCACAGCAAGCATTAGCTCAGCTACGACCAATTGCAGAGCGTCATCAGTGTACCCTGGCTCAGTTGTCTCTGGCATGGTTGATGTCTCAGCCACAAAGTAATGCGATCGCAGGATTCCGAAATAGTGACCAAGCTATTCAAAATGCTCAAGCCGTTGAGGTTAAGCTGTCTGCTGATGAGCTACAAGACATTGATCAGATTGGACGGTTGGTTACCGATCATATAGATGATAATCCAGTGATGTGGGATTTTTAA
- a CDS encoding Uma2 family endonuclease produces MEVYQQRVRVHYYIVFSRYTNQIRFFKLIGAGYQEQGILAEPPQIWIPELDIGVGLWWGEYAGITRNWLRWCDGSGNWLLTDTEQERAAKEQAQQQVKQIVVNLLKSGMDVEQVANITGVDRDEVISFSEQY; encoded by the coding sequence TTGGAAGTATATCAGCAACGAGTACGGGTACATTATTATATAGTGTTTAGTCGCTATACCAACCAAATTCGGTTTTTCAAATTAATCGGAGCTGGTTACCAAGAGCAAGGTATTTTAGCTGAGCCACCCCAGATTTGGATTCCAGAACTAGACATAGGTGTGGGATTGTGGTGGGGAGAGTATGCGGGGATAACTCGTAATTGGTTGCGCTGGTGTGATGGTTCCGGAAATTGGCTTCTGACGGATACAGAACAAGAACGGGCAGCAAAAGAACAAGCCCAGCAACAAGTGAAACAAATTGTAGTCAATCTGTTGAAATCAGGGATGGATGTTGAACAAGTTGCTAATATAACTGGAGTTGATCGGGATGAAGTTATATCATTTTCAGAGCAGTATTAA
- the crtW gene encoding beta-carotene ketolase CrtW: MPHSINVTPGSTVQEKIQGIAIALSIIGLWTSSLLFLFTWEISQSHPVQILLGIWWQTFLYTGLFITAHEGMHGLVCPHNLKLNHLIGSAAIKLYGLFSYKKLLAEHWLHHRYPASSLDPDFHDGRNGSFWPWYSHFMKNYWSWKRLGSLLAILSLIWYGLQVSPLNLFFFVLVPSMLSSLQLFYFGTFLPHREPKGGYRHPHRAQSNQLPLFWSFITCYHFGYHQEHHEHPDIPWWQLPKIYRRREQPRFVS; the protein is encoded by the coding sequence ATGCCACATTCAATCAATGTCACACCGGGGAGCACAGTTCAGGAAAAGATTCAAGGCATCGCCATTGCCTTGAGCATTATTGGGCTGTGGACAAGCTCTCTGTTATTCTTATTCACCTGGGAAATTTCTCAGAGCCATCCAGTACAAATCTTACTAGGGATCTGGTGGCAGACTTTTCTTTACACAGGTTTATTCATTACTGCCCACGAAGGGATGCACGGGCTAGTTTGCCCCCACAACCTTAAACTCAATCATCTCATCGGTTCTGCTGCTATCAAGCTATACGGTCTTTTTTCCTATAAAAAACTATTGGCTGAGCATTGGTTGCACCACCGCTATCCTGCCAGTTCTCTCGACCCAGATTTCCATGACGGGAGAAATGGTAGTTTTTGGCCTTGGTATTCTCACTTTATGAAAAATTACTGGAGTTGGAAGCGACTAGGGAGCTTGCTTGCCATTCTTAGCCTGATCTGGTATGGATTGCAGGTCTCTCCACTCAATCTCTTTTTCTTTGTCTTGGTGCCCTCAATGTTGAGTTCCCTGCAATTGTTTTATTTTGGTACCTTCCTACCTCATCGGGAACCCAAGGGAGGATATCGCCATCCCCATCGTGCTCAAAGCAATCAACTTCCGCTGTTTTGGTCATTCATTACCTGCTATCACTTTGGCTATCATCAAGAACATCACGAACATCCAGACATTCCCTGGTGGCAGTTACCTAAGATTTATCGGCGCAGAGAACAGCCACGATTTGTATCCTAG
- a CDS encoding orange carotenoid-binding protein has translation MPFSIESARGIFPGTLSADVVPATIARFNQLSAEDQLALIWFAYLEMGKTITVAALGAASMVLAENTLNEIRDMTPMQQSQAMCDLANRADTPICRTYATWSVNIKLGFWYQLGKWMDEGLVAPIPKGYQLSANASAVLATIEGLDPGQQITVLRNCVVDMGFSSSKLGSYTRVSEPVVPPKEISQRTQVKIEGVTNPTVLKYMNNLNANDFDTLITLFTADGALQPPFQRPIVGKDNVLRFFREECQNLKLIPERGVSEPAEDNYTQIKVTGKVQTPWFGGEVGMNVAWRFLLNPDDKIFFVAIDLLASPKELLNLAR, from the coding sequence ATGCCATTTAGTATTGAATCAGCTCGTGGCATCTTTCCCGGGACTCTATCTGCTGATGTTGTTCCAGCTACCATTGCTCGGTTCAATCAGCTAAGTGCTGAAGACCAACTCGCTCTGATTTGGTTCGCTTACCTGGAAATGGGTAAGACCATTACCGTTGCTGCCCTTGGAGCAGCGAGCATGGTGTTGGCCGAGAATACCCTGAATGAAATTCGGGACATGACCCCGATGCAGCAAAGCCAAGCCATGTGTGACCTAGCTAACCGCGCTGATACCCCTATTTGCCGTACCTATGCTACCTGGTCTGTCAATATCAAGCTAGGGTTTTGGTATCAGCTAGGAAAGTGGATGGACGAGGGACTTGTCGCTCCTATTCCCAAAGGCTATCAGCTTTCTGCCAATGCTTCAGCGGTGCTGGCAACCATTGAAGGACTTGATCCCGGTCAGCAAATTACGGTATTGCGTAATTGTGTAGTTGATATGGGCTTCAGTTCGAGTAAATTGGGCAGCTATACCCGAGTATCAGAACCCGTGGTGCCACCCAAAGAAATATCCCAGCGGACTCAAGTCAAGATTGAGGGGGTGACGAATCCCACTGTACTCAAATACATGAACAACTTAAATGCCAACGATTTTGACACGCTGATTACCCTGTTTACTGCTGATGGGGCTTTGCAACCTCCCTTCCAAAGGCCGATTGTTGGCAAGGATAACGTGCTGCGGTTTTTCCGAGAAGAATGCCAAAACCTCAAGTTAATTCCAGAACGGGGAGTCTCTGAACCAGCAGAGGACAACTATACTCAAATTAAAGTGACTGGGAAAGTGCAAACTCCTTGGTTTGGTGGTGAAGTCGGCATGAATGTTGCTTGGCGCTTTTTGCTAAACCCAGACGACAAGATTTTCTTCGTGGCGATTGATTTGTTGGCATCCCCGAAGGAACTGTTAAACTTAGCTCGCTAG
- a CDS encoding RNA-guided endonuclease InsQ/TnpB family protein has translation MYKTIPLKAKFSDEENAFWLFQCEQANSLWNCATYYSKQKHYGWLEQQPEAFTTYWKGDDLRYGWKTYKCSVKYAELCKSLKDSSHYKAMAAQSAQQTLKSVAESITSYNQLVSLYYKGQVDRPRLLRYRQKGGLAAVTFPRQALTYKNGLFYPSISKESKPELLTEITLEPPGFIDPDWVKEVTVRPYLGQLWIDWVIDDEKQLIENNPNLDYSQAWSFDHGGDNWLTGVSTQGKSLIIDGRKLKSMNQGYARLVAKYKTGKPEFYWDANLARVQRKRNNQIRDAINKAARFIINRCLCDRIGNLIIGWNERQKDSLNMGRLGNQNFVVIPTKRLIERLKQLCSEYGIKLTITEESYTSKASFLDDDPLPKHGEKPSGWKASGRRMRRGLYKTSFGHLINADCKCGSFLGGTS, from the coding sequence GTGTACAAAACAATTCCATTAAAAGCCAAGTTCTCAGATGAAGAAAATGCTTTTTGGCTATTTCAGTGCGAACAGGCCAATAGCTTATGGAATTGTGCTACGTATTACTCCAAACAAAAACATTATGGTTGGCTAGAACAGCAGCCCGAAGCATTTACGACTTACTGGAAAGGGGATGATCTAAGATACGGCTGGAAAACTTACAAGTGTAGCGTTAAATACGCAGAATTGTGCAAAAGTCTTAAAGATAGCTCTCACTACAAAGCAATGGCTGCTCAGTCCGCACAGCAAACCCTCAAATCTGTAGCCGAATCAATTACTAGTTATAACCAGCTAGTTAGTCTTTACTATAAAGGTCAGGTAGATAGACCAAGGCTCCTCAGATACCGCCAGAAAGGGGGACTGGCTGCTGTTACTTTTCCTCGGCAAGCGCTGACTTATAAGAATGGCTTATTTTACCCGTCAATCAGTAAAGAGAGCAAACCAGAATTACTTACGGAGATTACACTTGAGCCGCCCGGGTTTATAGATCCAGATTGGGTTAAAGAGGTAACTGTTCGCCCGTACCTAGGACAATTATGGATTGACTGGGTTATTGATGATGAGAAGCAGTTGATCGAAAATAATCCTAACCTAGACTATTCCCAAGCGTGGAGTTTTGACCACGGTGGTGATAACTGGCTAACTGGTGTCTCAACCCAAGGAAAAAGCCTAATCATTGATGGCCGCAAACTCAAATCAATGAATCAAGGTTATGCCAGATTAGTCGCGAAGTATAAAACCGGTAAACCTGAGTTTTACTGGGATGCGAACCTAGCACGAGTGCAAAGAAAACGAAACAATCAGATCAGGGATGCGATAAATAAAGCAGCTAGGTTTATAATCAATCGCTGCCTTTGTGACCGCATTGGAAATTTAATTATCGGGTGGAACGAACGTCAAAAAGATTCTTTAAATATGGGGCGACTAGGAAATCAAAACTTTGTAGTCATCCCCACTAAAAGGTTAATCGAAAGACTGAAACAACTTTGTTCCGAATATGGTATCAAGCTAACAATTACTGAAGAGTCGTACACCAGTAAGGCGTCTTTTCTGGATGATGACCCATTACCAAAACACGGTGAAAAACCCAGTGGATGGAAAGCATCAGGTAGAAGGATGAGGCGTGGGCTGTACAAAACTTCTTTTGGACACCTGATCAATGCCGATTGTAAGTGCGGCTCGTTCCTAGGAGGAACCTCCTGA
- the ltrA gene encoding group II intron reverse transcriptase/maturase: protein MSKTRGFAPKVEWNTVNWRKLEQTVFKLQKRIYQASQRGDVSVVRKLQKTLMKSWSAKMIAVRKVTQQNKGKKTAGIDGKKALTNRQRLDLVVSLKIYRKPQPTRRVWIPKPGKSEKRPLGIPTIYDRALQALAKQALEPEWEAIFEANSYGFRPGRSCHDAIGAIYCSINKKPKWVLDADISKCFDKINHNVLLTKLNAYPSMRRLVKQWLNAGVMDKGTFSPTEEGTPQGGIISPLLGNIALHGMENRIKEFAGSLPGEKQKNKKALTFIRYADDFVILHKDQEVVKECQRIIEVWLKDIGLELKPSKTKITHTFDGFDFLGFNIRQHKVGKNWSKQGFKTLIKPSERKVKEYYERLAKVIDRHKAAPQEALIKHLKPIIRGWCNYYSAVVSKKTYSKMDNLLWNKLQRWGYRRHPNKSKTWVNKKYWGTKVEKPKKPWDAPKIDNWVFMTKEDNYLPKHAKTPIVRHIKVKDIRSPFDGDLIYWSTRMQKHPEMTSSLGRLLKRQKGKCAHCGLTFRTEDLLEIHHIKPRSLGGSNLDKNLELLHLHCHDEKHGKKINSNELDNNPF from the coding sequence ATGTCTAAAACTCGGGGGTTCGCCCCAAAGGTGGAATGGAATACGGTTAACTGGCGGAAGCTGGAACAAACTGTATTTAAGTTACAAAAGCGGATATATCAAGCCTCTCAACGTGGTGACGTGAGCGTGGTAAGAAAACTGCAAAAGACCCTGATGAAATCTTGGTCAGCAAAAATGATTGCGGTCAGAAAGGTTACCCAACAAAACAAGGGCAAAAAGACTGCCGGAATAGACGGGAAAAAAGCCTTAACCAATAGGCAAAGACTCGACTTAGTAGTCAGCCTAAAAATCTACCGAAAGCCACAACCAACTAGAAGGGTCTGGATACCCAAACCTGGAAAGTCAGAAAAGCGGCCTCTAGGGATACCAACCATATACGACCGGGCTTTACAAGCACTTGCCAAACAGGCATTAGAACCTGAATGGGAAGCAATCTTTGAAGCGAACTCTTATGGTTTCCGACCAGGACGGTCTTGTCATGACGCCATCGGGGCAATATATTGTAGCATCAATAAAAAACCCAAGTGGGTATTAGATGCCGATATATCCAAGTGCTTCGATAAAATTAACCACAATGTTCTCTTAACAAAATTAAATGCTTATCCATCCATGAGGCGATTAGTCAAACAATGGCTAAATGCAGGAGTGATGGATAAGGGCACATTCTCCCCTACAGAAGAGGGTACTCCTCAGGGTGGCATTATCTCACCACTCTTAGGGAACATAGCTCTCCACGGAATGGAAAACCGGATTAAGGAATTCGCTGGAAGTTTACCTGGTGAAAAACAGAAGAACAAAAAAGCATTAACCTTCATCCGATATGCAGATGACTTTGTCATATTGCACAAAGACCAAGAAGTGGTAAAAGAATGTCAAAGAATCATTGAGGTCTGGCTAAAAGACATAGGCTTGGAATTAAAACCAAGTAAAACCAAAATAACCCACACTTTTGACGGATTTGACTTCCTCGGATTCAATATCCGACAACATAAAGTAGGGAAAAACTGGTCAAAACAAGGTTTTAAAACCTTAATCAAGCCATCCGAAAGAAAAGTGAAAGAGTATTATGAGCGACTTGCAAAAGTCATTGACAGACACAAAGCCGCTCCACAAGAAGCTCTCATCAAGCATCTCAAACCCATTATAAGAGGATGGTGTAATTACTACAGCGCCGTTGTAAGTAAGAAAACCTACTCCAAAATGGACAACTTACTCTGGAACAAACTCCAAAGATGGGGATACAGGAGACACCCCAACAAATCCAAGACCTGGGTGAACAAGAAATACTGGGGAACTAAGGTTGAGAAACCTAAAAAACCCTGGGACGCCCCGAAGATAGACAACTGGGTATTCATGACCAAAGAGGATAACTACCTCCCGAAACATGCCAAAACTCCAATAGTCAGGCACATAAAGGTAAAAGATATCCGGAGTCCTTTCGACGGCGACCTAATTTATTGGAGTACCCGGATGCAGAAACATCCTGAAATGACCAGCTCATTGGGAAGACTTTTGAAAAGGCAAAAAGGGAAATGTGCTCACTGTGGTCTCACCTTTAGGACAGAAGACTTGTTGGAAATACACCATATCAAACCACGTTCACTTGGTGGAAGTAACCTAGACAAGAATCTAGAATTACTACACCTACATTGCCACGATGAAAAACACGGAAAGAAAATCAACTCTAATGAGTTAGATAACAATCCGTTCTAG
- a CDS encoding group II intron reverse transcriptase/maturase: MNYSDLWKSQKWKKLRRNLFRLQKRVYKAVQTGDLRKARSLQKLILKSRSAQLLAIHQVTQLNQGKRTAGVDGKASLTYFERFEVLKILGDRAENWTHQGLREIPIPKKDGSTRMLKVPTIQDRAWQCLAKFALEPAHEATFSADSYGFRTGRCAQDAQKRLFLHLKSTSNGIKKRVIELDIKKCFDRISHSSIMDRLLAPAGLKTGIFRCLKAGINPEFPEQGTPQGGVVSPLLANIALNGIENVHTSIRYADDMVFILKPEDNAEKILEKVNNFLAQRGLEVNQAKTKLTKTTDGFDFLGWKFRVQKNGKFRCIPSEENHRNIRKKIKAVVNSSNYGAEIKAKKLAPIVRGWRNYHKSCDMSSSRDSLWFMAKTANRKFRKEKKVNRYKATELCKKGFPTVGYEQNQHVNVKGTKSPYDGDLVYWSKRNSMLYDNATSKALKRQKHSCGHCGLKFVDEERIHLHHIDGNHDNWKKDNLMAVHQSCHQQLHWGSDTQEPYAVKIARTDLKERCPG, from the coding sequence ATGAATTACAGTGACCTTTGGAAAAGCCAAAAGTGGAAGAAACTTCGCCGGAACCTTTTCCGCCTACAAAAGCGCGTATATAAAGCGGTTCAAACTGGAGACTTAAGGAAAGCCCGGTCTCTGCAAAAACTGATTCTGAAATCCCGCTCAGCACAGTTACTGGCCATCCATCAAGTGACACAGCTCAATCAAGGAAAAAGAACCGCCGGAGTAGACGGGAAAGCATCCCTAACCTACTTTGAAAGGTTCGAGGTACTTAAAATACTAGGCGACCGTGCGGAAAATTGGACGCACCAAGGGTTAAGGGAAATCCCTATACCCAAGAAAGATGGGAGTACGAGAATGTTGAAAGTACCTACAATCCAAGATAGAGCATGGCAGTGTCTAGCGAAATTTGCTCTCGAACCTGCTCACGAAGCAACGTTTAGTGCCGACAGTTACGGTTTCAGAACCGGTCGATGTGCCCAAGACGCACAAAAACGACTATTTTTACATCTGAAATCCACCAGCAACGGCATCAAAAAGAGAGTAATAGAACTGGACATCAAAAAGTGTTTTGACCGCATCTCCCACAGTTCCATTATGGATAGATTGCTAGCTCCTGCGGGTCTGAAGACGGGGATATTCAGATGTCTAAAAGCAGGCATCAATCCGGAATTCCCGGAACAAGGAACGCCCCAAGGTGGTGTGGTCAGTCCACTTTTAGCTAATATTGCACTTAATGGAATCGAGAACGTTCATACCAGCATCCGTTACGCGGATGATATGGTCTTCATCCTCAAGCCAGAGGACAACGCTGAGAAAATTTTAGAAAAAGTGAACAACTTCCTAGCCCAACGCGGCCTAGAGGTTAATCAAGCAAAGACCAAACTAACCAAAACGACAGACGGATTTGACTTCTTGGGGTGGAAATTCCGCGTCCAGAAAAACGGAAAATTCCGATGCATTCCCTCTGAGGAAAATCACCGGAACATACGTAAGAAGATTAAAGCCGTGGTTAACAGCTCGAATTATGGTGCCGAAATTAAAGCCAAGAAATTAGCACCAATAGTACGTGGATGGAGGAATTACCATAAAAGCTGTGATATGAGCAGTTCCCGAGATAGTTTATGGTTTATGGCTAAAACCGCAAACCGGAAGTTCCGAAAGGAAAAGAAAGTGAACCGATATAAAGCCACCGAACTATGCAAGAAAGGCTTCCCAACAGTAGGGTATGAACAAAATCAACACGTAAACGTAAAAGGAACTAAATCACCTTATGACGGAGATTTAGTCTACTGGAGTAAACGAAACTCTATGTTATACGATAATGCTACCTCCAAGGCTTTAAAAAGGCAAAAACATTCCTGTGGACATTGTGGATTGAAATTCGTAGATGAGGAAAGGATTCACCTACACCACATCGACGGAAATCACGACAACTGGAAAAAGGATAACCTCATGGCTGTCCACCAAAGTTGTCACCAACAATTACACTGGGGCAGCGATACTCAGGAGCCGTATGCGGTGAAAATCGCACGTACGGATTTGAAGGAGAGGTGCCCTGGGTAA
- a CDS encoding Uma2 family endonuclease, protein MTKNLIPQSEAPASPKETLPTMYDLPSENPEEPGLPDEFHDLQPELLSRTFRCQYYPSEEVFIGTDLNLYYDVRHPQWYKRPDWFLVVGVPRLYEGNDIRSSYVIWQEGVNPFLIMELLSPTTAKDDLGDNLEQEPQASRVAGNSENIQRQDSNKTSNSSSDPTHQTIPSKWEVYEQRLRVPYYIVFSRYTNQIRFFKLIGAGYQEQGILAEPPQIWIPELDIGVGLWWGEYAGITRNWLRWCDGFGNWLLSDTEQEREAKEQAQQQVKQIVVNLLKSGMDVEQVANITGVDREEIRQLVG, encoded by the coding sequence ATGACTAAAAACTTGATTCCCCAAAGTGAAGCTCCTGCTTCTCCTAAAGAAACGCTACCTACCATGTATGATCTGCCAAGTGAGAATCCGGAGGAACCTGGTTTGCCAGACGAATTTCACGATTTACAACCCGAATTATTAAGTCGTACCTTTCGTTGTCAGTATTACCCTTCTGAGGAAGTATTTATTGGTACAGATTTAAATCTTTACTATGATGTGCGCCATCCTCAATGGTATAAACGCCCGGATTGGTTTTTAGTGGTAGGAGTTCCCCGTTTATACGAAGGTAATGATATTAGATCTAGCTATGTAATTTGGCAAGAAGGAGTTAATCCCTTTTTAATTATGGAATTGCTGTCACCGACAACTGCCAAAGATGATTTGGGGGATAACCTAGAGCAAGAACCTCAAGCATCTAGAGTTGCTGGAAATAGTGAGAATATTCAACGACAAGATAGTAATAAAACGAGTAATAGTAGCAGTGATCCTACCCATCAAACTATTCCTTCCAAGTGGGAAGTCTATGAGCAACGATTACGGGTACCTTATTATATAGTGTTTAGTCGCTATACCAACCAAATTCGGTTTTTCAAATTAATCGGAGCTGGTTACCAAGAGCAAGGAATTTTAGCTGAGCCACCCCAGATTTGGATTCCAGAACTAGACATAGGTGTCGGATTGTGGTGGGGAGAGTATGCGGGGATAACTCGTAATTGGTTGCGCTGGTGTGATGGTTTCGGAAATTGGCTTCTGAGTGATACAGAACAGGAACGGGAAGCAAAAGAACAAGCCCAGCAACAAGTGAAACAAATTGTAGTCAATCTGTTGAAATCAGGGATGGATGTTGAACAAGTTGCTAATATAACTGGAGTTGATCGGGAGGAAATTAGACAGTTGGTAGGATAA